From Ochotona princeps isolate mOchPri1 chromosome X, mOchPri1.hap1, whole genome shotgun sequence, one genomic window encodes:
- the LOC118760477 gene encoding uncharacterized protein CXorf51A-like → MGKAVKKVNVLDIDMEQPASSSKNQRKTPCQSKSKGSKKVSKTTTKGKTTIQGSASKKVSEKTSTSVKKTKKAKGTILFGHYHRLNEKLNKSEAKEEKAENSTNSSDGQGN, encoded by the exons ATGGGTAAAGCAGTAAAGAAGGTAAATGTCCTTGATATAGATATGGAACAGCCAGCATCAAGCTCaaaaaaccaaaggaaaactCCATGTCAGTCCAAATCCAAAGGTTCTAAGAAG GTTTCAAAAACCACAACAAAGGGGAAAACAACAATTCAGGGAAGTGCAAGCAAGAAAGTTTCAGAGAAAACCTCCACGTCTGTGAAAAAGACTAAGAAAGCCAAAGGAACTATTCTATTTGGCCATTATCATCGGCTGAATGAGAAACTCAACAAAAGCGAGGCTAAAGAAGAAAAGGCGGAGAATTCTACAAATTCAAGTGATGGCCAGGGTAACTGA